A segment of the Fusarium oxysporum f. sp. lycopersici 4287 chromosome 4, whole genome shotgun sequence genome:
TTCAACCTAGCTCTGATTAACCCTACTTAACGCCATGCCATGGTATAGATGCATATATACAACTCAGTGTCCCTCCTCATTGTTGTTCGTCCTCGCCCCTGGCAGTACAATCCGTTCATTACCTATCAAACAGCCAAAATGTCAAAATTTTCAAACTATCTTTGCCCCATATCATTTCTCAATCTGTCTTAACAGCTCTATCTTCTTTGTTTTTTCTCCACCTGCTGAGTTGAGAACGAGCAGAACTTGTCCTTGATCGCAACAACCTCGTACGTGCCCTCCTGGCTCGCCTTGACCACCTTGCTGTGTTCATAAGATACATCATGTCTTGTTTCGAGGACAACACTGCGTTGGCCCTTCTTGGCGTTGGAGCTACGTGTGTAGGTGAACTCGAAGGGCGGCGTGCCCCAGAACTCAAACAAAATATCCACTTCATTGCCTTCGTGGATGTCCACACGAGATTGTTTGCCACGGCTGATCTGAACACTGGGCAGCGGGTGGATAGTCTTGGGGATGTTTACCGCAGCACGGCACTCGCTGGCCTTGTCCGAGATGCtagtgatgatgaaatcgCCAGGCTTCTCCGCAATACGGCGGAAGTTGGTCGTTTGCGACTTAGCATTCCATCGGCCGTTGAAGTCGTATGAGATGTCGAACGGAGGTGTACCAGATAGAGTATATGCAATACGCTCGCCAACGCAATAGTCGCGTCGAGACTCGAGAGGGTAGATGGATGGCGCCTCGTAGAGGTGGATTTGCACTGAGGGCCCTCCAATCTCGTACTTGCGCTGGCAGCCTCGAGCGTCTCTAACAGTACGAATGCGAACCTGCTGGGCACCGAGACGGAGGTGCTGGCGAGGAATCCTGATACCATACGTGTTTGAGTCGATCGATGGAATTCGATATGTCTCGGCGGGCGAGCCAGCCTGGTGCTTgatctcaacctcgacaTAAAAGGGAGCAACTCCCGTGAGCTTGATCGGGATCTTGTCCTCGTGTTCCTGCTCTTCCATGCAATACTTAAACGACTGACCTGGCTTTGTAAACCCAGCAGCAGGCTTGGCATTCACGCGCTGCGTAACAGTAAGAGGACTGAAGTTCTTATCGCTGTTGTAGAGATTATCGGCAAGAGCAGAGAACTTGTAGGTATAGTCGCCAGCCTTGGTGGTATCCATAGAAATGGCTGCCTTGGCGAGGGCGGCGTCGAAATCCTTTCGTGTGAATGCCTTTGCGCCCTGGAATGACTTGTGGGTAACCTCATATTCGACATGATACGGGGGTGATCCTGTAACTAGTCAGCGAGAATCTCGGGTTAAACGCTGCCGACTGCTTACCTTTGAGATTGACTTCGAAGCCGTCAATGTCTCCTTCACAGATGTCTTGCTTGACGAAGGTGTTGCCGTCTGAAGTGATACTGGGAGACTCCACAATCGAGATCTCTGGTCTAGGGAACCAACCCACCTCGAAGCGGGATGCTGTTGGCACGACAGATCCAGGGCACTGGCTATCTCGCACATCCACCAATTCATAGACGCCCTGTGACTTGACAAGCAAGTTGTCGTTGGCGTTGTTGGCGCGCTTGGTCAACACTTCGCCATTACCGTTAAGGTTCCTGTAGCTGATCTCGAAAGGAGGTTCTCCCTCGAGACGGAGGGGCAGTCGTAGGTGAGTATCTTCCACGGCCATGATCTTCTGCTTATGttcaacaaagccaaaggcGGCTCGTGGTTGCTGGCGTCGTACAGCAATCTTGACTTGGTCCTGGAGGAAAGTTTTACAACCTCGCTTATCCTGGACACTGCTCAACGCAAGAATATACTCTCCTCCCTTACGGAGGGTGTTGGTCTTGATCCTGAAGCTATTCTCCTGAACACTGGTGACTCGCTCAGACTTGCGTTTACCATCATGCACAATCTCCCATTCCAGATTGAAGGGAGCCTCGCCGTAAAGGAGGACATCGAGTTCAACTTCCGAGTCAAGACAAGCATTGACAACACCGGTGGTACTTGCGATTTTGGCTGAGGCGGCAGGCTTCACAACCTGTTCCAAAACCTTGTCCTCGCCGGTGAGAGGCAGATTGTCATAAACGGCATCATCAATAGACTTGAAGACGTATTTGTGGTGACCTGCCATCTTTGGCACCAGTTCCAGCTGAGATCGCAGACCAGAGACGCGGTGAGATTGCTTCTCGATATGCCCGTCACTGGTAACGATGTCGTACCGAACAACGAATGGTGGTGTTCCAACGAGATCCAGGTCCACCCGCAATCCAATGGAGTTACCTGCACATTTATCAGGGATCTCCTCTGAGCGAATCGAGAGCGAAGGCTCCAATGGGTTCAGGAGAAGGCACGAAGACGGCTCCTTGACCTCACCCTTGCAAGATCCGCTCGACACAGTCTTTAGAGTGTAGAGACCTGGCTCCGAAACAAATGGCTTATCCAGTGCGTTCTTGGCGTTGTAGTTTCCAATTGAGACCTGATCGCCATGCTCACCACTGTTGGTGAGCGAGTTGATGGGTGAGAACTCCCACGTGACCTCGTGGGATGTATCGTCTTTCGAACCGGCCAGAGAGAAGTCTACAGGAAGCCTGACGGAACGGCCCTTGGCGACCTTGAAGGGATTACGCAGGTCGCAACCATTCATGCTCGCTCTAGGTCGCTCCTTGACTTTGAAGCCGTACTTGAGGCCCTTTGAACGGGCTTTGTCATCCTCTTCCAAGTCGCCGTATTTGACAATATTGTCGAAGGCATCGCGTACCTCATCGATCGAGTACTCCCACTCTCCAGCAGAAGTCATAGACTCGTTAAGCCCAACAGTTACCTTGGAAGGTCGCACCCAGGACGTGTCATCCTGGCTCTCCAGAACAAGACTGGAAGAAGCCGTCAGAAGAGGCGATGAGAATCCATCAGGCTGGAGACTCTGAAAGTGGAAGCTGTGGTCTTTGCCATTGATCGTACGGCTGTACACAATCTTGAGAGGGGGTGTACCGTAGACGTCTAGGGAGAGATCAGAAAGCTCTTGAATACAGCGCTGAGGatctgaagaagctcgaatTCTGGCTTGAGGACAAGGCACGACATATGTATCCCTGGTGGCCCGCTGAACTTCGAGCTTGTACTCGTCCAAAACCCTTCCAAGTCGATAGACACCTGGTTTCTTAACAGGATAGTCCCACTGAAAACCGGACATAGTCTGATCGGCGGTATGTTCTCGAATTTGCTTGGCTACCCTGTTGACCTCCCGGCTCGAAATCTTGATTATTTCCTCCTTGTTCGTGTCGAGATCAATGCGAACTAATTCGATTTCGGCAGGGACAGTGGCATTGAAGTAAATGGGTAAAGATGCGACATTCTTTGGCTTTGCGCCTAGGCAGAACGGCGCTGCTTCGGGATTGAGGATGGCAGAACCCTCAGGCAAGATGTTGATAATCTGCTTTCCCATGATGAGGGAATGGTTGTTAAGAATGGTCGAGACTTTGACATTATGCTCCGAAACTGATAATTCGCGGTCGTAAAGAACTTTGAAGAAGCCCAGAAGCCATGAGTGCAGTGGAATCTTCAAATGAATTAGTTTTGCGGTTCAGTATTGTGACGATGTCCGAGGGCTTACAGGGATGTTGAACATGAGCATGTAGTTAAATATCAGTTGTAAGGAGAAGATAGTGGTAACGACAGGCTGGGAGAGCTCAAGCCAAGGTATCCTCAATTCTGGTACACCAAATAGGAAGACAAAGTCGATAAAGATCCATTTCAGGAAGAGGAGCCAGGAATagtcgccatcttcaaccacCTGAAGCCAATCATAGAACTTCCAAGCCCACAACAAGACGTAGACGCCAAATGCATAGAGACGTTGTTGGGGAGCATCGAGAACGGTCAGAGGAATGACAGGCTGGCTGACGGCGCCCTGAGGCTGCGTATTCTCAGGTGCAAGAGGTAGAGAAGGTGACCTCGCTGAAGAGCCCTTTCCGTATGATGGTGAACCGGCTGAGCTAGGAGTCTGTGGGTTGTTGTGTCGTCGAGCAGCGGTAGCTGGGGTAGCTGGGAACCCAGACCGCAGGCGGGGAGTCGATGTGCTCATGGCATTCGCATTACGGAGAAATAGACGCGCCTAAAAGAGAAATCGATAATTGGGAGAACCGAGTTGCAGcctggagatgatggagcGACTGGTTGTTGCGCGTTGTGAGGTGCAAGGTCGAAGTTGGTTGTCGCAGTTAATGTTTTGATACTAAAGTGAATGTAGTTTTCACGGGTGGATGATGGAAATTCCTTTGGGCTGCGTCACGTCTGGCTGGACTGGACGCGACTGGCCCCTGCAAATTGGAGCTACAGTGGATACAGGCCAGTTGGCGCCTAAGCTTCAGTGGCCTTGCAAACGCTTTCGGACATTGATGATCAGATGTTACCAGAGTTTATTAGGCAGGAGAGAAAGTTTGATGAATGATAATTTACAAAGAGGCGTTTTCTTATATAACAACAATCAACCGTCTTCCGTGATTAATATACAAGTAACTTAGCTATCTAGGTTCATGCATGAGAGTGATTGGCTGGTAGCTATAGTTTTGAGCTAACAATGCAGGTAAACTGAATGCTTATTGGCTACAACATGAAgctgtcttcttctgcctttATGCTCATTATCAACATTATCTTCATGCAGCATATAACAGCTTCTTTTGAAGCGTATGATGAATTAATAGCTCAACAGAGCAAAGCCTGCTAGCTCACAGGTACATATTTACCCGACGTCCGGGTGCTCCCCTCTGTTGAGACAAATTATCAAGACTCTAATGTGCTTTGTACGTAGACGCATCACCCTCTCCGTTGTTAAGCACTGCATACCGTTGTCAGAGTAGAGGCGGATAGCTACCTATGATGATAGCTTGagctcttttctttcaccaCGCACAAGGTAAGGTCCAGAAGCCTCTCTTCGCTTCTTTGTAAGGGtatggattggattggaaGTTTGCATGCCCTGCTTTATTGTACTGGCAGGTAAAGCATCCAGCGCACAAACATCAGAAAGATATCCAAGTCCCAAAATAAAGCCCACCTGTCAACCAGACCACCGCAAAATAAACagatctctcttcttctttattagTTTCACTCATTGGCCGGGCATTTCTATCTTGATACTCGCAGCACCTTCTTCTTTATCCTCTGCATTTTCCCTTCCAACCCATTCGATAAATGCTCCACCATGAAGAATGTGTTACAAGCTGACGACAATATTCAGGGCGGAGAGTCTTCTGAAGACGCGCCCTTTGTGCGTCGTTCTAATCGTCTAGCTTCCAAGCCTCCTCAGCAGACCACTACACAAGTCGCAATGAGTGGCCCCAGGAGAAACCCCAAGCGCAAGGCTAGCGAGGCAGCAAACGAGTTGAACCATCGCCTAAATTCTGACGAACTCCTTGATGAAGCCTTAGCTCCTCTATCACTAAAGGATGTCGAAGAGTGGGAAGGCTGGATAGAGCTTGAGTCAGAaccagccttcttcaacatcattctGCGAGATTTGGGAGTTTGCAATGTCAAAGCTCAGGAGATCTTCACTATTGACCAAGATTCACTCGCACTTCTACCGTAAGACCACAACAAGCATTTACTTATGTCACAACACATGCTAACATCTCTTAGACAGCCGGTATACGGTTTGATCTTTCTGTTTCAGTATCTACCTGGGCTCGAAAAGGAGAGCGAAGAACAAGATGCAACAGGTGTATGGTTTGCGAATCAAGTAGGTAACAGGCAACCTGTAAATATCCTTTCTGACTCTGAATAGACCACAAGCAATGCATGTGCGACTGTGGCCATGCTAAACATTGTTATGAACGCCGAAGGAATCGACCTCGGCGAAAAGCTCCGAGCCTTCAAGGAGTCGACCAAGGACCTCAATACTGCTCTACGAGGCCACCAAATCAGCAAAAATAACTTCATCCGCACGATACACAACTCTTTCACACGTCGTATGGACCATCTCAACGCTGATCTTTATCTGGAGAACGAAGCATCAGACGCGAAAACCAGCGCGAGTAAGAAACGCCCAGCAACAAAGAAGGGGAAGAGGGCACCTCCACGAAAAAAGAAGTCCAATACAGAGTATGGATTTCATTTCATTGCATATGTTCCCGCGGGTAGTTATGTGTGGGAGTTAGATGGGCTCCAGTATAAGCCTCACAAGCTGGGTAAGCTCTCTGCGACTATTCCAGGGCTTAGCTAATTTCGTCCATTAGATCGTGTTCCTGATACTGGTGATTGGACAAGTGTGGCAAGACCACAAATCGAAGGCCGAATGCTCCAATATGAAGAGAGTCAGCTCTCCTTCAACCTTCTAGCTCTTTGTCAGAGCCCGCTCACTGCCTACTCACAAACTATTGCCCACGCCGCTGCATCCCTTCAGTATCTACACAAGAACACCGAATCTCTTCACGCATTCAAGGACCTCATCTCTGCCGAGAAAGCTCCTCTGGACATTGAAGACGAGTCGCGACTGTCCGATTTTAACCTCACCAAGGCAGATATTATCAATGCACAAGTTCCAGACGCTCTACAGGAAAAGATTAAACGACCGAGTTTCGACACTCAGAGTGCTTATGAGCTTCACCAAGAGCTTGTGGTCGACGTCAAGGCTGCCATGGGCGAGTACCGCTCAGAATTGATGGCTATCTCCGATGACGAGCAGCGAGTAAAAGGCCGAAAAAAGGACTACGGGCCTGCCCTACACAAGTGGATGAAAAAGCTTGCCGAGAAGGGTGTTTTGGAAGAAGTAATCAAAGCGACGTGATATGATCCAACGTCCTATTGAAGTCACAAAGAGCTTAGAGTGCTTAGAGCATATGTAGTACTTGAGGATCCTACTTACTCATGCTATTGAAACTAATTCCATTATAGCAATCCTTTGCACACCTTTTCGCTGCATCAACCACCTGTATCGTGAACCATTATCTCCTCTAAAGAGAGACTGCTCGCCGTCCACCGTAATAAAGCCTTCCGAACACCAAGCATGCATTCCGAAGAGTAAAAATCGTGATAACCAACATAAAAGCAAAGATTCTCAACACCCTTCAATCGTCCGGGTACTGCTCCGTAATGTTGGACACAAAGGTGCAAGTCTCAGCATCAAATctcttgaagaactttcCAGCCTGAGGAAATAAAGATTCCGGGACCTCTCGCGGATCCTGAATCAGCACAATATTGTCTTCTGCAACAACATGCCGCTCAGGGCCTATTGTGCGTCTATAATTATACGTCAGTTTGTAAATGAGGACTAGAGCTCTAGATGACTTACAGGCATGTGTAAAAGGTTTGGTTTCGGGGACGCACCCGGTTAGGTAATTCTGTATCGCTGTTATCGTCCAGCGTCTCGTCAATAGCCACGGTGTGTGGCATGGGCAAACGCCTCGTACCCTGGTCGGTCCACCCGTTAACAGCACCGATCCAGCCATATCGTCGGTGTCTAAAGACCTGCCCGATCTTGTAGAGCACATTTTGGGTTCGCGCGTTGTTCCTGTGAAAAACCGGCGGTGGAacctcatcaaactcatccaCAAGACCTAAAACCTCGTGAGGGTCATCCCACCTACGGGGATTGTTCCTCATGAATCTCTCACGAAAGGGGCCAAAGCGATCGTACAAAGGGAATATGTACTTCTCAACAAGCCAAGCATCTACGTGCCAGCTCTTTGCAAATCGGTTAAGGAAAGGTTCCAAAACCTCGTCCCATTCGAAGGAGTCGACCGGTGTAAGAAGAAGAGACGCCCAGAGTGCGGAGTAGAGGGAAGCTTCAATATTGGCTGGATCATTGCCGGTGATGAGTCTGGTAAGTTCAGGGTCAGCCTGCTCGTGGGCGCCAATCACCCTGGCAGCAGTGGCTCTGATATTGCGCGCTGTCCGCATGGCAATGGCGACAGGGTTTACGGGAGACAAGAAGGTATCGGTGCTCGACTGCCAGCCAAAACGGGACAGCAAAGCCTGTAAATCAGACAGAGGAATCTCCTCACTTGAGCCATAGGGATCTAAGTACATCCTCTCTGGAGGTGCATGGTCCTCTGTAACAGGGGTGCTGTCTAAAGTCTTTCCTTTCTCTGCAAGCACTATAGCGTGTACATGAGTTGGAAATGCGCAGCATTGTGCTTCGACACCCAAACGCTGAGCGAGGCAGCAAAAGATGGCGCTGGAGATGATAGGAATCGAGTCGTGATCTTCATGGCGCAGAGCTTGGCCGATGAGACAATTTCTGAGATTTCGATAACTTGTCTCAGGATTCCGCAAACCTGTGAGGTTATTCATTCGGAGCCATCGGTTTAATTCCAGTGCCTTTTGTCGCGTTGACATTTCACCGATGTCTGGTTGAGTCTCAAGAAACGCCGCTGCCAGATTATCAAGAATATCGCTAATCTTGGCGCAGTGTTAACCGGGGGAACCCTGGTCATACAAGGAGTACTTACATCGTCCAAATCTCCGGGCTGGTCGTGCAGAACGAATAAATCGAACGCCCCAAGAGCGCGCTCAAGGCTGAGGGTCTGTGGTTGCCCACTGTGAGTCGAGGTCACAAGTTGAATGTTGTACCACTCATCAATGGCGATAGATCTGTGGACACTATCCAGCAGGGATTGACTATAATATCTAAAAGATTTGAATAAGTATTCGAACGGGAGATTAGTGATGAGGTTGCTCACCGTCGAGCCAAGACATCTTCAGCATTCTCGTCTGCTTTGCACTGCTCTAGAAGAAAATCTTTGGCGTCATAACCAAGTTGGCAAACTTTTTCATATCGCTTCAGGCGGCCAACTTTGGTTACAAGGATCTCGCCCAAGAGACGTTTAAGCTGTTCATTGCGGGACTTCCGTAAGATGAATAATTTCTTCCACGGTGTATCAGACGCCCTGCCCTTTAAACGACGCTGCAGGTTGTGCTCGGGATGCCAGAATCTAAAATTGCTTCGACAATGATATTTCCACAGAAGCGGTTCATCAGCCAGATGCCTTAGGCGATGCGAGACAAGTTGGAAATTAGAGAGGTTGTCTTCTGGGGGGATATAATAGAGCAAATGTTGAATTATCTCGTCTGGTACTTGGGAAAAGAACATGGCGGGCCTCTTGATGAGGCAGGCAGTCGATTATAGGAAGAATTGTGATGCGGTGTGGTGTGAGTGGTGAGTCTAGGTTGGAGGTTGTAGGGTGCAGGTGGATTGTTGAATAAGATTGGATGTACGGAGTAGTCACTGGATGGATGTGAGATCTTTTTCTGATCGGGCTGTCGCTGTGAATCCGTTGTTCCGCTGTGTTACTGGAGTCTGCCGATCAACCGTATTCAACATGTCATGCTTTCTCCCCTCTTAGTGCTCATCAACCTATCGCCTCATTCTTTCAAGCGATGTTATCATCGTTAGGTAGGTCTGGGGTACCTACGTTAGGGTGAAGAACATTAGCGGGGTTATGACCGTAGTGAGCAATGCTGAGTCATGCCAGCAATTGATATAATTGGGTATTAACGAATGACGGCAATTGGCTGCGATTTGTTTTGACTCTAGGCCGGAAATGGATACCAAAGTAAACAAAAACGCGCGTGGTAAGAGCGTCCGGGTCTTTCTTGCCCGACTTACAGCGGTAAGATAGCGCGCTACAATTCGACGCTACCTACACATCTTTacgacttcttcatcacgATTCCTTTTCttatcaccaacaacaaacacaCCCAGAGACGACCTTCGCAAGACTTGATTGCTCTAGATTGCAGAGCGTTTTGAACTGTTTACATAACATGCATTGCGTCTCTAATACACGGCATTTCTAAACTTTATACCACCCACGCAACGACCGCCATCATGCCCGACTTTGGCGGCGGCGCGCTCGACACCCCGCGAACAAACATTGGGGATGCGACCTACCTTGGACAGCCCGACTTTGCCGATATAACACAAGAAGCATCCTTTCAGTCACCTCCAAAAGAGGGCAATCTCCTACAACAACTCCGCAATGGTCGCTCTAACGGCATCAATCTTCGCACCCCGCGCCAGAGAGGACCCTTGGCCGACCGCCGAAACCTTCCTCCCAGCGTTGGAGGTGCCGAATTCACACCCTTACTTAAATCGGCAACAAGAAATAGCGTGCGACGCTTCGGCAAAGAAAATGGCACCGCGGTACCGAACACACCGGCATTAGACAAGATCGACGAAGGTGACCTGACTCCCGTTCCCCGCGGCGACACGTCCATCTACCTAGGGTCACGTAATCAGTCTTATATGGAGAACACCATTCCCGAGGTCGATACCAGTAGCGCTGCCTCAACCCCGTTGGCTGTTCCCCGAAGGAGAGGCGGTGATAAGGGACCCCTCCAGGATGGTAATCAGCTTTCGCTAAGGGAGCAGGAGAATGTGATTGATAGGATCGAAAAGGAGAATTTTGGActgaagctcaagattcATTTCCTCGAAGAGGCGCTCCGAAAGGCTGGGCCTGGCTTTAGCGAAGCTGCCCTCAAGGAGAACACCGAACTTAAGGTCGACAAAGTCACAATGCAAAGAGAACTTCACCGATACAAAAAACACTTGACAACCGCTGAGAAGGACTTGGAGAGCTATCGACAGCAAATGCTAGAAGTACAAGAAAAGGCTAAGCGGAAATACGCCAACCAGAGTAATCAGGCCGAAGTTGAGAAGCTGCAGCGCATATTAGAAGATCGCGAAGCAGATATCGAAGACCTCCAGCAACAGCTACAACAACAGAAAGGGAACAGTGACCAGGTCGAAAAGCTGCAGGATGACATCGGTGATCTCGAGGCTGACATTCGGGAGAAGGATCAGCAGCTCACGGAGCGTGAAGACGAGCTCGAGGAACTGAAGGAACAAATGGAAGCCCTCAGAGATTCTGTATCAGAGGCGGAAGAGAAAACCAAGGACGCTCAACGAAAAATGTTGGCATTAGAGGAGAAGGCCCAGCACAACGATGAGCTGGATGACGCCAAAGACACCATCCAAGACCTTGAGCACAACATCCGCCGCCTCGAGGAGCAAGTTGAGGATGCGAAAGCCAAGATGGAGGACGCTGTAGCCGAGAAAGAGCGAGCCGAGCACGATCTCGAAGAGCTTCAGGATGATATGGCTAACAAGTCAGTGGTGACGAAGGGACTTTCTCGTCAGATCGAAGAGAAGGTTGCTCGGTTGCAAGAGGAATTGGATCAAGCTGGCCAAGACTATGCTACTCTGGAGAAGGAGCATCACAAGATAACACAGGAAAACAGCTCCCTGCAGTCTACcgtcaaggagctcaagaagaaccaCGAAAAGTTCGATCGCGAACGAAATTCTCTATCAACCAGAATCGAGCAGCTTGAGGCCGACCTTCAAGCTCGAACTGACGAAAAGAACGTACTTCAAAGCCGACACGATGCACTTGCAACTGAGTCCAGGTCCCTCCAGAAGGATGTCCAGAAGCTAGAAAAGGAAGTCCAAGATCTTGAGGATGGTCTAGCGGAAGAGAGAGAGCATGCGCTAGAAATTGAAAAGGATATCCGTGGTCAATACAAAGCGGAAATGGATCGCCTCAACGACGAAATTTCAGATCTTCAGGCAGAAATCCGCGAAAAAGACAATCTTTATGATAACGACAGCGAGAAATGGGAAACCGAGAAGCAAAATCTTGAATCAGAACGAAATCGCGCCGAAGAAAAGGCAGCAGGTTTGCAAAGAACCATCGATCGCCTCAGGGAAGCTGAAGGCACACTCTCGGATAAGGAGTCAAAGTTACAAGCAGCTATTCAAAGCGAGAATGAACGACACAGGAGCGAAGAAGGAATCCTCTCACGACAGATTGAAGACCTTCAGGACGCCCTTGAAACTCGACAGACGTTATTGACAAATCTACGCAATGAACTTTCCACCGTTCGTGACGAGTTACGGCAGACACAGATCGAGCACCAGACACAAGTCCGAAGAGTTGCTGCATTGGAGGATGAGGTGGATGTTCTGCAAACAACACTGGATGAAGAACAAAATGCCGGACGCTATGAAGCCGAGGCTGCTAAGCGAGAATGCGAAGATTTGAGAGAACAGCTCAAGTCTCTACGACAACGCACCAATTCATCCCAAGCAGCATCAACACAAGTCCTCAACAAGGAGATTGACGATCTGAGGGAACAACTTCGGGAGGCACGCAAAAGAGCGGATCTCCATGAAGGTGCCAGTCTCGAGGTGGAAGACCTGAAAGAACAACTGAAGGCTTTCCGTCAACGAG
Coding sequences within it:
- a CDS encoding hypothetical protein (At least one base has a quality score < 10), yielding MPDFGGGALDTPRTNIGDATYLGQPDFADITQEASFQSPPKEGNLLQQLRNGRSNGINLRTPRQRGPLADRRNLPPSVGGAEFTPLLKSATRNSVRRFGKENGTAVPNTPALDKIDEGDLTPVPRGDTSIYLGSRNQSYMENTIPEVDTSSAASTPLAVPRRRGGDKGPLQDGNQLSLREQENVIDRIEKENFGLKLKIHFLEEALRKAGPGFSEAALKENTELKVDKVTMQRELHRYKKHLTTAEKDLESYRQQMLEVQEKAKRKYANQSNQAEVEKLQRILEDREADIEDLQQQLQQQKGNSDQVEKLQDDIGDLEADIREKDQQLTEREDELEELKEQMEALRDSVSEAEEKTKDAQRKMLALEEKAQHNDELDDAKDTIQDLEHNIRRLEEQVEDAKAKMEDAVAEKERAEHDLEELQDDMANKSVVTKGLSRQIEEKVARLQEELDQAGQDYATLEKEHHKITQENSSLQSTVKELKKNHEKFDRERNSLSTRIEQLEADLQARTDEKNVLQSRHDALATESRSLQKDVQKLEKEVQDLEDGLAEEREHALEIEKDIRGQYKAEMDRLNDEISDLQAEIREKDNLYDNDSEKWETEKQNLESERNRAEEKAAGLQRTIDRLREAEGTLSDKESKLQAAIQSENERHRSEEGILSRQIEDLQDALETRQTLLTNLRNELSTVRDELRQTQIEHQTQVRRVAALEDEVDVLQTTLDEEQNAGRYEAEAAKRECEDLREQLKSLRQRTNSSQAASTQVLNKEIDDLREQLREARKRADLHEGASLEVEDLKEQLKAFRQRAGSSDAASQEIDDLKEQLRALRQRANASEAANIEVENLKEQLRVMRQKAGSSEAAQFEIDDLKEELKTWRQRAEAAQAAISTSEQDAQQSTESMTRLKWQLSDANSQLDKLSKEKQSLQDQVAKITAELHSVSSSLAEVKAERDELDGELRRTKFYDNETLRVDQERLDLRTAKLKLDNEVRRLRDENKALIEQRDAIEKTLEDEIEKAAEEEERLGQEILQLQAKLRQSSSTDSHDIAAARRTIRELERRIEDYEAQLNTHQIPNNFEGNSELSMIRKDLTTARQKELEFLQKESAHRDVVKGLKRQIADLERQVHETEVSRLIMSPKSSTSDSGRKSEVTELRSQLSAAQKSIQDLRSKNRDAERRAMQLSQDFQRQLNDLEDQKIVLEEVLEEARAQAEETAAQHERTLRRMKHQLDKAERERNALATVQPDLSKHDRQLRKNKAEMENLEHDVLQQQELIESLAASEASLRRKLERARSERAAFRMSAEKLQKDLERIKATAVAARNGASDRRSAVDRKALDTTIEGADQALETVIRAAESADERHRKELRGMVMQMEWMQARFQREASLRADAAYAKKFLQLQLDVANACNKAQLRELEDIRTNLLGNKKALSLPSHTTATTSNTKPTLKTFLVMARFIARARLSANNWAKQEVVRRKLVVATEEQRKVKRSRQLKVVRAEA